One segment of Macrotis lagotis isolate mMagLag1 chromosome 1, bilby.v1.9.chrom.fasta, whole genome shotgun sequence DNA contains the following:
- the LOC141521226 gene encoding large ribosomal subunit protein uL11-like — protein MPPKFNPNEIKVVFLRCTGDEVGATSALAPKIRPLGLSPRKVGDDIAKATGDWKGFRITVKFTIQNRQAQIEVVPSASALLIKALKEPPRDRKKQKNIKYSGSITFDEIVNIARQMRHRSLAKELSGTIKEILATVQSVGCNIDGRHPHDVIDDINSGAVECPAS, from the coding sequence ATGCCTCCCAAGTTTAATCCTAACGAAATCAAAGTCGTGTTTTTAAGGTGCACTGGTGATGAAGTTGGTGCCACATCAGCTCTGGCCCCAAAAATTCGTCCCTTGGGTTTGTCTCCAAGAAAGGTTGGTGATgacattgccaaggcaactggtGACTGGAAAGGGTTTAGGATTACAGTGAAATTTACCATTCAGAACAGACAGGCCCAGATTGAGGTGGTGCCTTCTGCCTCAGCCTTGCTCATCAAAGCTCTAAAGGAACCTCCTCGAGacagaaagaagcagaaaaatattaaatacagtGGAAGCATCACTTTTGATGAGATTGTCAACATTGCTAGACAGATGAGGCACCGATCCTTGGCAAAAGAACTCTCTGGAACTATTAAAGAGATCCTTGCAACAGTCCAGTCTGTGGGCTGCAACATTGATGGCAGAcatcctcatgatgtcattgatgaCATCAATAGTGGAGCTGTGGAATGCCCAGCAAGTTAA